A window from Salvia miltiorrhiza cultivar Shanhuang (shh) chromosome 2, IMPLAD_Smil_shh, whole genome shotgun sequence encodes these proteins:
- the LOC131010981 gene encoding glycosyltransferase family 92 protein RCOM_0530710, with protein MARKKSLRATFLYVVVSVFFFASLYHYLHDAVSTFSSTAIISFSAATKTPFHRRSLATTAVLVHDWQVLVILSPETPPPPNLDGYSCLFHTNEISPARFSGTLPFPDRATFTCLFPVRARRSAPFRQPVLLRTQVKPPAIAAARPPLPLWSNLVYDSLTTDDDVVLFVKGIHTRQGSNRRPSEFRCVFFSDATEGVRTAVTHSKQEVFRCGRPPLTAVSTGKELVKVTLEIVAENRVVPSVAYYTPPRKLAPNGGKALLCATTMVYDVTKFLREWVLYHAKIGVEKFLLYDNGSDDDLSRVVRELVIEGYDVATYTWRWPKTQEAGFSHSAIYALDACTWMMYIDVDEFVYSPTWHNISAPSPSLLHHRIANLSMKLGQISINCREFGPSEQKVHPVLGVIYGYDCRRRLENRHKSIVKLDAVDESLVNVIHHFYLKEGLRTRKLNTTAMVVNHYKYQAWPEFKAKFRRRVSAYVLDWTQKMNPKSNDRTPGLGFAPVEPAGWPQKFCEVRDEVLKDLAIRWFGIESEFGIKMPWER; from the coding sequence ATGGCACGTAAGAAAAGCCTCCGAGCAACCTTCCTATACGTCGTCGTTTCCGTCTTCTTCTTCGCCTCTCTCTACCACTACCTCCACGACGCCGTCTCCACCTTCTCCTCCACCGCCATCATCTCCTTCTCCGCCGCCACCAAAACCCCCTTCCACCGCCGCTCACtcgccaccaccgccgtcctCGTCCACGACTGGCAGGTCCTCGTCATCCTCTCGCCGGAGACGCCGCCTCCGCCGAATCTCGACGGCTACTCCTGCCTTTTCCACACAAACGAGATTTCTCCGGCGAGATTCTCCGGTACGCTCCCATTCCCCGATCGAGCGACCTTCACCTGCCTATTTCCGGTACGAGCTCGCCGGAGCGCGCCGTTCCGGCAGCCGGTGCTGCTGCGGACGCAGGTTAAACCGCCGGCAATCGCGGCTGCGCGGCCGCCGCTTCCACTGTGGTCGAATCTCGTCTACGACTCCCTCACCACAGACGACGATGTCGTCTTATTCGTGAAGGGGATCCACACGCGGCAGGGCTCCAACCGCCGCCCTAGTGAGTTCCGGTGCGTCTTCTTCTCCGACGCCACGGAAGGCGTCAGGACCGCCGTCACGCACTCGAAGCAGGAAGTTTTCCGCTGCGGACGGCCTCCCCTAACGGCCGTTAGCACGGGAAAGGAATTAGTGAAAGTCACCTTAGAAATAGTCGCGGAAAATAGGGTAGTCCCTTCCGTGGCGTACTACACGCCCCCGCGCAAGTTAGCCCCCAACGGCGGGAAGGCTCTACTCTGCGCCACTACCATGGTTTACGACGTGACCAAATTTCTCAGGGAGTGGGTGTTGTACCACGCCAAAATCGGCGTCGAGAAATTCCTCCTCTACGACAACGGCAGCGACGACGATCTCTCCAGAGTAGTCCGCGAGCTTGTGATCGAAGGCTACGACGTCGCCACCTACACGTGGCGGTGGCCGAAGACGCAGGAGGCCGGCTTCTCGCACAGCGCGATCTACGCTTTAGATGCTTGTACGTGGATGATGTATATAGACGTCGACGAATTTGTATACTCGCCGACGTGGCATAATATCAGTGCGCCGTCGCCGTCGCTGCTGCATCACCGGATCGCAAATTTGTCGATGAAATTAGGTCAGATAAGCATAAACTGCCGCGAATTTGGGCCGTCGGAGCAGAAGGTTCACCCGGTGCTGGGCGTGATCTACGGCTACGATTGCCGCCGGCGCCTGGAGAATCGGCACAAATCAATTGTGAAATTGGACGCCGTTGATGAATCCCTAGTGAACGTGATCCACCATTTCTACCTAAAGGAAGGGTTGAGGACTAGGAAATTGAACACGACGGCAATGGTGGTGAACCACTACAAGTACCAGGCGTGGCCGGAGTTCAAGGCCAAGTTCAGGCGGCGCGTGTCGGCCTACGTTCTGGATTGGACGCAGAAGATGAACCCGAAGTCGAACGACCGGACGCCCGGGCTAGGGTTTGCCCCGGTGGAGCCGGCCGGGTGGCCGCAGAAGTTCTGCGAGGTTCGGGATGAGGTGTTAAAGGATTTGGCTATTCGGTGGTTCGGGATCGAGTCGGAGTTCGGGATCAAAATGCCGTGGGAGAGATGA